From Arachis stenosperma cultivar V10309 chromosome 2, arast.V10309.gnm1.PFL2, whole genome shotgun sequence, one genomic window encodes:
- the LOC130960596 gene encoding uncharacterized protein LOC130960596, with amino-acid sequence MMEARVGIVVEGGQKALNAAHGTVVDGGGEAKFLPHNNRRNQQQQQNQQQRQKSQIGSVHQLLAGGIAGAFSKTCTAPLARLTILFQIQGMHSDMATLSKPSIWFEASRIVNEEGFRAFWKGNMVTIVHRLPYSAVNFYAYEHYKNLLQSLIGENHSGNASKNLFVHFVGGGLAGITAASATYPLDLVRTRLAAQRSAVYYRGISHAFSTICREEGFFGLYKGLGATLLGVGPNIAISFSVYEALRSFWKSQRPDDSTVMVSLACGSLSGIASSTATFPLDLVRRRMQLEGAGGRARVYNSGLFGTFRRIVQNEGLRGLYRGILPEYYKVVPGVGIVFMTYETLKMLLGDI; translated from the exons ATGATGGAGGCTCGAGTTGGTATAGTAGTAGAAGGTGGGCAGAAAGCCCTTAACGCTGCCCACGGCACCGTAGTCGATGGCGGCGGGGAAGCTAAGTTTCTGCCGCATAATAATCGCCGGAACCAGCAGCAGCAGCAGAATCAACAACAGCGGCAGAAGTCGCAGATAGGAAGCGTTCATCAGCTTCTTGCTGGCGGCATCGCCGGTGCTTTCAGCAAAACCTGCACTGCACCCCTTGCTCGCCTCACTATCCTTTTTCAg ATACAAGGTATGCATTCTGATATGGCAACATTGAGCAAGCCTAGCATATGGTTTGAAGCTTCCCGTATTGTCAATGAAGAAGGATTTAGAGCATTTTGGAAAGGCAATATGGTTACCATTGTTCATCGTCTCCCATATTCTGCTGTCAACTTCTATGCCTATGAACACTACAAGAAT CTATTACAGTCACTGATTGGTGAGAATCATAGCGGAAATGCTAGTAAAAACCTATTTGTGCACTTTGTGGGTGGTGGTTTAGCAGGTATAACAGCTGCTTCTGCCACATATCCTTTGGATCTTGTGAGAACGCGACTTGCAGCACAG AGAAGTGCTGTGTACTATAGGGGCATCTCACATGCTTTCAGTACCATTTGTAGGGAAGAAGGTTTCTTTGGTCTGTACAAGGGCCTTGGAGCAACATTGCTG GGTGTTGGGCCCAATATTGCTATTAGTTTTTCTGTTTATGAGGCCTTACGTTCTTTTTGGAAGTCCCAAAg GCCCGATGATTCTACTGTCATGGTCAGTCTTGCTTGTGGAAGTCTTTCGGGAATTGCATCATCGACAG CAACATTTCCTTTAGATCTCGTAAGACGGAGGATGCAATTAGAGGGTGCTGGTGGTCGAGCTCGTGTTTATAACAGTGGTTTGTTCGGGACATTTAGGCGCATAGTTCAAAATGAAGGGTTGCGAGGTCTGTACAGAGGGATTTTGCCCGAGTATTACAAGGTTGTTCCTGGTGTGGGCATTGTCTTTATGACTTATGAGACACTGAAGATGCTTCTAGGAGATATTTGA